The Parus major isolate Abel unplaced genomic scaffold, Parus_major1.1 Scaffold778, whole genome shotgun sequence genome contains the following window.
CCCGGCTCCCCAAAACCCCCGGAGACCCCCCCAGGTCCGCACCGGGGGGTTCGGCCCCGCGCTCGCCCTCGTCCCGCGGCAGCTTCTCCacgaggaagaggagcaggCGGCGCGTGTCGTGCTCGGAGCTGTACAGGAACGTCTGGTAGCCCACGtcacccccaaatcccagctcctgcgGGAGGCCGAGCCTTGGGGGGCGCCCCGACATCGCTGGGGTCCCCCCTTGGAGGATTGGGGGGCTCGCGGGGGGTACCGAGGTTCGGGACCGCGAACCCCCCGCAAACCGCGGCTCCCGGGGGAGGGGAGCCCCCGGTTCTGGGGTGTCCCCCCCGGTTCTGGGGTGTCCCCCCCAGTTCTGGGGTGTCCCCCCGGTTCTGGGGTGTCCCCCCCAGTTCTGGGGTGTCCCCGCGGGTTCTGGGGTGTCCCCCCCAGTTCTGGGGTGTCCCCCCGGGTTCTGGGGTGTCCCCCGGGTTCTGGGGTGTCCCCCCGGGTTCTGGGGTGTCCCCGGTTCTGGGGTGTCCCCCCCgggttttggggtgtcccccCGGGTTCTGGGGTGTCCCCCGGGTTCTGGGGTGTCCCCCAGGTTCTGGGGTGTCCCCGCGGGTTCTGGGGTGTCCTCCCGGGTTCTGGGGTGTCCCCCCCGGTTCTGGGGTGTCCCCCCCGGTTCTGGGGTGTCCCCCCCGGGTTCTGGGGTGTCCCCCCCGGTTCTGGGGTGTCCCCGGGTtgtggggtgtccccaggtTCTGGGGTGTCCCCCCCGGGTTCTGGGGTGTCCCCCCCGGTTCTGGGGTATCCCGGGTTCTGGGGTGTCCCCCGGGTTCTGGGGTACCTGGCAGGCCGCGGCCAGGTCGGAGGCGAGGCGGAAGCGCGCGGAGATGCCGGGGGGCAGCAGGGGGCTCAGGGGGGCGCCGAGCTCGGGGCGCACGGCCCGGAGGCACCGCACGGCCGCCTCCACCACCAGCTCGGGGGTCAGGTCCCGCACGCTCTGAACCTCGGGGGGCACCGCCCTGCGGGGGGGCACGGCCGTGGGGACCCCNNNNNNNNNNNNNNNNNNNNNNNNNNNNNNNNNNNNNNNNNNNNNNNNNNNNNNNNNNNNNNNNNNNNNNNNNNNNNNNNNNNNNNNNNNNNNNNNNNNNNNNNNNNNNNNNNNNNNNNNNNNNNNNNNNNNNNNNNNNNNNNNNNNNNNNNNNNNNNNNNNNNNNNNNNNNNNNNNNNNNNNNNNNNNNNNNNNNNNNNNNNNNNNNNNNNNNNNNNNNNNNNNNNNNNNNNNNNNNNNNNNNNNNNNNNNNNNNNNNNNNNNNNNNNNNNNNNNNNNNNNNNNNNNNNNNNNNNNNNNNNNNNNNNNNNNNNNNNNNNNNNNNNNNNNNNNNNNNNNNNNNNNNNNNNNNNNNNNNNNNNNNNNNNNNNNNNNNNNNNNNNNNNNNNNNNNNNNNNNNNNNNNNNNNNNNNNNNNNNNNNNNNNNNNNNNNNNNNNNNNNNNNNNNNNNNNNNNNNNNNNNNNNNNNNNNNNNNNNNNNNNNNNNNNNNNNNNNNNNNNNNNNNNNNNNNNNNNNNNNNNNNNNNNNNNNNNNNNNNNNNNNNNNNNNNNNNNNNNNNNNNNNNNNNNNNNNNNNNNNNNNNNNNNNNNNNNNNNNNNNNNNNNNNNNNNNNNNNNNNNNNNNNNNNNNNNNNNNNNNNNNNNNNNNNNNNNNNNNNNNNNNNNNNNNNNNNNNNNNNNNNNNNNNNNNNNNNNNNNNNNNNNNNNNNNNNNNNNNNNNNNNNNNNNNNNNNNNNNNNNNNNNNNNNNNNNNNNNNNNNNNNNNNNNNNNNNNNNNNNNNNNNNNNNNNNNNNNNNNNNNNNNNNNNNNNNNNNNNNNNNNNNNNNNNNNNNNNNNNNNNNNNNNNNNNNNNNNNNNNNNNNNNNNNNNNNNNNNNNNNNNNNNNNNNNNNNNNNNNNNNNNNNNNNNNNNNNNNNNNNNNNNNNNNNNNNNNNNNNNNNNNNNNNNNNNNNNNNNNNNNNNNNNNNNNNNNNNNNNNNNNNNNNNNNNNNNNNNNNNNNNNNNNNNNNNNNNNNNNNNNNNNNNNNNNNNNNNNNNNNNNNNNNNNNNNNNNNNNNNNNNNNNNNNNNNNNNNNNNNNNNNNNNNNNNNNNNNNNNNNNNNNNNNNNNNNNNNNNNNNNNNNNNNNNNNNNNNNNNNNNNNNNNNNNNNNNNNNNNNNNNNNNNNNNNNNNNNNNNNNNNNNNNNNNNNNNNNNNNNNNNNNNNNNNNNNNNNNNNNNNNNNNNNNNNNNNNNNNNNNNNNNNNNNNNNNNNNNNNNNNNNNNNNNNNNNNNNNNNNNNNNNNNNNNNNNNNNNNNNNNNNNNNNNNNNNNNNNNNNNNNNNNNNNNNNNNNNNNNNNNNNNNNNNNNNNNNNNNNNNNNNNNNNNNNNNNNNNNNNNNNNNNNNNNNNNNNNNNNNNNNNNNNNNNNNNNNNNNNNNNNNNNNNNNNNNNNNNNNNNNNNNNNNNNNNNNNNNNNNNNNNNNNNNNNNNNNNNNNNNNNNNNNNNNNNNNNNNNNNNNNNNNNNNNNNNNNNNNNNNNNNNNNNNNNNNNNNNNNNNNNNNNNNNNNNNNNNNNNNNNNNNNNNNNNNNNNNNNNNNNNNNNNNNNNNNNNNNNNNNNNNNNNNNNNNNNNNNNNNNNNNNNNNNNNNNNNNNNNNNNNNNNNNNNNNNNNNNNNNNNNNNNNNNNNNNNNNNNNNNNNNNNNNNNNNNNNNNNNNNNNNNNNNNNNNNNNNNNNNNNNNNNNNNNNNNNNNNNNNNNNNNNNNNNNNNNNNNNNNNNNNNNNNNNNNNNNNNNNNNNNNNNNNNNNNNNNNNNNNNNNNNNNNNNNNNNNNNNNNNNNNNNNNNNNNNNNNNNNNNNNNNNNNNNNNNNNNNNNNNNNNNNNNNNNNNNNNNNNNNNNNNNNNNNNNNNNNNNNNNNNNNNNNNNNNNNNNNNNNNNNNNNNNNNNNNNNNNNNNNNNNNNNNNNNNNNNNNNNNNNNNNNNNNNNNNNNNNNNNNNNNNNNNNNNNNNNNNNNNNNNNNNNNNNNNNNNNNNNNNNNNNNNNNNNNNNNNNNNNNNNNNNNNNNNNNNNNNNNNNNNNNNNNNNNNNNNNNNNNNNNNNNNNNNNNNNNNNNNNNNNNNNNNNNNNNNNNNNNNNNNNNNNNNNNNNNNNNNNNNNNNNNNNNNNNNNNNNNNNNNNNNNNNNNNNNNNNNNNNNNNNNNNNNNNNNNNNNNNNNNNNNNNNNNNNNNNNNNNNNNNNNNNNNNNNNNNNNNNNNNNNNNNNNNNNNNNNNNNNNNNNNNNNNNNNNNNNNNNNNNNNNNNNNNNNNNNNNNNNNNNNNNNNNNNNNNNNNNNNNNNNNNNNNNNNNNNNNNNNNNNNNNNNNNNNNNNNNNNNNNNNNNNNNNNNNNNNNNNNNNNNNNNNNNNNNNNNNNNNNNNNNNNNNNNNNNNNNNNNNNNNNNNNNNNNNNNNNNNNNNNNNNNNNNNNNNNNNNNNNNNNNNNNNNNNNNNNNNNNNNNNNNNNNNNNNNNNNNNNNNNNNNNNNNNNNNNNNNNNNNNNNNNNNNNNNNNNNNNNNNNNNNNNNNNNNNNNNNNNNNNNNNNNNNNNNNNNNNNNNNNNNNNNNNNNNNNNNNNNNNNNNNNNNNNNNNNNNNNNNNNNNNNNNNNNNNNNNNNNNNNNNNNNNNNNNNNNNNNNNNNNNNNNNNNNNNNNNNNNNNNNNNNNNNNNNNNNNNNNNNNNNNNNNNNNNNNNNNNNNNNNNNNNNNNNNNNNNNNNNNNNNNNNNNNNNNNNNNNNNNNNNNNNNNNNNNNNNNNNNNNNNNNNNNNNNNNNNNNNNNNNNNNNNNNNNNNNNNNNNNNNNNNNNNNNNNNNNNNNNNNNNNNNNNNNNNNNNNNNNNNNNNNNNNNNNNNNNNNNNNNNNNNNNNNNNNNNNNNNNNNNNNNNNNNNNNNNNNNNNNNNNNNNNNNNNNNNNNNNNNNNNNNNNNNNNNNNNNNNNNNNNNNNNNNNNNNNNNNNNNNNNNNNNNNNNNNNNNNNNNNNNNNNNNNNNNNNNNNNNNNNNNNNNNNNNNNNNNNNNNNNNNNNNNNNNNNNNNNNNNNNNNNNNNNNNNNNNNNNNNNNNNNNNNNNNNNNNNNNNNNNNNNNNNNNNNNNNNNNNNNNNNNNNNNNNNNNNNNNNNNNNNNNNNNNNNNNNNNNNNNNNNNNNNNNNNNNNNNNNNNNNNNNNNNNNNNNNNNNNNNNNNNNNNNNNNNNNNNNNNNNNNNNNNNNNNNNNNNNNNNNNNNNNNNNNNNNNNNNNNNNNNNNNNNNNNNNNNNNNNNNNNNNNNNNNNNNNNNNNNNNNNNNNNNNNNNNNNNNNNNNNNNNNNNNNNNNNNNNNNNNNNNNNNNNNNNNCGCCCCAGTCACCCACAAaggggacacggggaggggctggggggccCCAAACgtcccctggggctgggacaggacacCCCAAAGCTCCGTCCCGAGGGAAGGGGACTTGGGGCTGGTGTCGGGGTGGCCCCGAATGCCGCGGTCGCTCCTCCAGGGCGGTCCCGAAGCGTCCCCGTCCTCTGTGCccggggagggctgggggggctgAGGGGACCCCTCGGCCCCAAAAGGGAGGGGACGCCAGGGGGGTCCCACCTGTCCCTGAGTGTCGTCCCCAAAAGGGGACAAATCTCCCTGTCCGGTTCCTCAGGAGAACGGGGTGCTGGGGGGGATCCCCGAAAGCTCCCAGGGGGGATGGGGGGTCCGTGAGGGTCCTCGAATGTCCCCGATCCCCAGGGAAGGGACACCGTGAGCGATGAGGGGACCGGGGTGTCCTGAAGTGCCCTCCAGGAGGAGGGGTCGGGGTAGGGGGTCCCCAAAAGGTGACACTGGgggtgtccctggagcagggggtgctgacccccgcccgccgcgcccCCCAGGAGCAGGTGGAGTACGTGTTCCTCATCATCTTCACGGTGGAGACCTTCCTGAAGATCATCGCCTACGGGCTGGTGCTGCACCCCAGCGCCTACATCCGCAACGGCTGGAACCTGCTGGACTTCGTCATCGTCATCGTGGGGTGAGGGGCTCTCGGGGGACAGGGACGGCTGGGGAGGGGGCGCAGAGCCGTGCGagccccccgtgtccccccccAGGCTGTTCAGCGTCATCCTGGAGCAGGTGTCCCACAAGCCGGGCGACGCTCACCACATGAGCGGGAAGCCGGGCGGCTTCGACGTCAAGGCCCTGCGCGCGTTCCGCGTTCTGCGCCCGCTGCGCCTCGTCTCCGGCGTCCCCAGTGAGACCCCGGCGGGAGCGGGGGGGGCTGGGGTCCCCCCCGGCCTGTGCCAACCCCCCCGTGCCCCCCCAGGCCTCCACATCGTGCTCAACTCCATCATGAAGGCGATGGTGCCGCTGCTGCACATCGCGCTGCTCGTGCTCTTCGTCATCATCATCTACGCCATCATCGGCCTCGAGCTCTTCATCGGCCGCATGCACAAGACCTGCTTCTTCATCGGCTCCGGTACGCACGGGGGTCACCCCGGgaccccccgggaccccccggCCTCAGGGACCCCCGGGAGCCCCTCAGTGCTCTCGGGGAGCAGGATCCCCCCAGGACACCCCACACCGAGACACCCCAAAACTGAGACCCCCCCAAAACTGAGA
Protein-coding sequences here:
- the LOC107199472 gene encoding voltage-dependent L-type calcium channel subunit alpha-1F-like, yielding MSGKPGGFDVKALRAFRVLRPLRLVSGVPSETPAGAGGAGVPPGLCQPPRAPPGLHIVLNSIMKAMVPLLHIALLVLFVIIIYAIIGLELFIGRMHKTCFFIGSGTHGGHPGTPRDPPASGTPGSPSVLSGSRIPPGHPTPRHPKTETPPKLRPPRDTPHRDTPKLRPPRTP